Proteins encoded in a region of the Mucilaginibacter sabulilitoris genome:
- a CDS encoding SusC/RagA family TonB-linked outer membrane protein produces the protein MGNLYHIFSLKKHIKWLATYCITVLVIMLCNMPSFSASAQTMNTVRISLTAKNLSIKNVFRLIEEKTSFKIGYNSTSFDANKEISISANNELLIDVLKELIKGYKGNIRQVDEEHILLQVEKQQPVVKTKQKELVVKAITVTGKVTDERGEALIGVSVAVKGTGTGTMTDAEGKYSLSTDESSIMVFKYIGYDSQEIAVKGQQNIDVVLKANSQSLKEVVVVGYGTQTRSSITGAVSSVGLDKVSSRSFNNLQEALQGKAAGVVVNNNGGDPTDVPQVNIRGLGGINGEQPLYVIDGSVFYPGTPVVNPNDVESISVLKDASAAIYGARASGGVILITTKKGTKGKMNISFDAKQGFANAWRKLEALDAKEYADVYNTAADNAGKPRLPAFDATKYPDGQITRTNWVDAVFRTGHTQDYNVNLNGGNDKSNYFMSFNYRKGTGTLLNTYSERYAYRINSTHQLNNWLKVGENLSYTYSDGRGTNTFSGYTGAIQAAIFYPPSIAVRTPSGAYSGLPIDYAGSYGDVVNPVANLERIDTSNPVNTIIANPYFEASIIPGLKFRSNYSVTKSFYYFKRFTPIVPEVGKPSFTNTLDETSAQDNRFLMEQTLNYKKSLGKNNLDVLAGYTYQKNSSTGLSASLSGFSNEDPLFRYFVNGTGTPVRPDDSEAQIGNIPNIAREEALISYLARVNYDYDGKYLLSFTGRRDGSSLVASQNKFKNYGSVSAGWVVSREDFMQKLTWLSNLKIRGSYGVLGNLSTVKNTAVSPPLNVGNIYLGSDPALLPGYYAYDRANPDLTWAQSKQTDIGLDLGFLNERITLTADYFVKKTEKMLMSIPAGIGLGNIWVNGGDAQDKGIEVSLGYNSDPQKAFRYGINANVSTLTNKLLSLPNGNTTIPGVSPSVRGLLAPAWVQVGQPLYSYYSIKTNGLFQSQAEVDAYKDPNGQLIQPNAKPGDIRFVDANGDGKINDSDRQFLGSAYPKFTYGLSLNASYKGFDLNIFLQGVQGNKLYNALKYTSLNAGGLGQNYNLLKDVLNAWTPQHTNTTIPRVTASDANGNFGTNSDFYIENGSYLRFKNVTLGYTFSPSVLTRAGISSLRVYATSNNLFTVTKYKGFDPEVGFDNYGIDVGRYPQSRSFIFGINLNL, from the coding sequence ATGGGAAATCTATATCATATATTTTCTTTAAAAAAACATATAAAATGGCTTGCAACCTACTGCATTACGGTATTGGTTATTATGCTTTGCAATATGCCGTCATTTTCGGCATCGGCACAAACCATGAATACAGTACGTATCAGTCTAACAGCCAAAAACTTAAGCATCAAAAATGTTTTCAGGCTGATCGAAGAAAAAACCTCTTTTAAAATAGGTTACAACTCCACCAGTTTTGATGCAAACAAAGAAATTTCTATATCGGCCAACAATGAGCTGTTGATCGATGTGTTGAAAGAACTCATCAAAGGTTACAAAGGCAATATCAGGCAGGTTGATGAAGAGCATATATTATTACAGGTTGAAAAACAACAGCCGGTAGTAAAAACCAAACAAAAAGAGCTGGTGGTAAAGGCCATCACCGTTACAGGCAAGGTAACCGACGAAAGAGGCGAAGCCCTGATAGGAGTCAGCGTTGCTGTAAAAGGAACAGGAACAGGCACCATGACCGATGCTGAAGGTAAATACTCCCTGAGTACCGACGAGAGCTCGATAATGGTTTTTAAATATATTGGTTATGACAGCCAGGAGATCGCGGTAAAGGGTCAGCAGAATATTGACGTTGTTTTAAAAGCCAACAGCCAGTCGTTAAAAGAAGTGGTAGTAGTAGGGTACGGTACGCAAACCCGTTCTTCCATAACAGGAGCCGTATCAAGCGTTGGTTTGGATAAAGTGAGTTCACGCTCATTCAATAACCTGCAGGAAGCCTTACAGGGTAAAGCAGCTGGTGTGGTAGTGAATAATAATGGCGGCGACCCAACCGATGTACCCCAGGTAAATATCCGCGGTCTGGGTGGTATCAATGGCGAACAGCCCCTGTATGTTATCGATGGTTCGGTTTTTTACCCGGGCACGCCTGTGGTTAATCCTAATGATGTAGAATCTATTTCGGTATTGAAAGATGCTTCGGCAGCTATTTATGGTGCCCGTGCATCTGGCGGTGTTATCCTCATCACTACTAAAAAAGGTACCAAAGGCAAAATGAATATCTCTTTTGATGCCAAACAAGGTTTCGCGAATGCCTGGAGAAAACTGGAGGCATTGGATGCCAAAGAGTATGCTGATGTATACAATACTGCTGCTGATAATGCTGGCAAGCCACGCCTCCCGGCTTTTGATGCTACCAAATATCCCGACGGACAAATAACCCGTACCAACTGGGTTGATGCCGTATTTAGAACAGGGCATACCCAGGATTATAATGTGAACTTGAACGGTGGTAACGATAAATCCAACTACTTTATGAGTTTTAATTATCGCAAAGGAACGGGTACATTATTGAATACCTATTCTGAGCGCTACGCTTATCGTATCAATTCTACCCATCAGTTGAATAACTGGTTAAAAGTTGGCGAAAATTTATCTTACACTTATTCTGATGGCCGTGGCACCAATACTTTCAGCGGTTATACCGGCGCTATCCAGGCTGCTATATTTTATCCGCCAAGCATTGCGGTGCGTACACCATCGGGCGCTTACTCAGGTTTGCCTATTGACTACGCCGGTTCATATGGCGACGTCGTAAACCCGGTTGCCAACCTGGAACGTATTGACACCAGTAACCCGGTAAATACCATTATTGCTAACCCATATTTTGAAGCCAGTATTATTCCCGGCCTTAAATTCAGGTCGAACTATTCGGTTACCAAAAGCTTCTATTATTTTAAAAGGTTTACACCCATAGTGCCCGAGGTTGGTAAACCCAGTTTTACCAATACCCTGGATGAAACATCAGCACAGGACAACCGTTTCCTGATGGAGCAAACCTTAAACTATAAAAAATCACTTGGCAAGAACAACCTGGATGTACTGGCAGGTTATACTTATCAGAAAAACAGCAGCACGGGACTGTCGGCTTCACTTTCAGGTTTTAGCAATGAAGATCCCCTGTTCCGCTATTTTGTTAATGGTACTGGCACTCCGGTTAGGCCCGACGATAGTGAGGCGCAAATCGGTAATATCCCCAACATTGCCCGTGAAGAAGCTTTGATCTCATACCTTGCCCGTGTTAATTATGATTACGATGGTAAATACCTGTTATCATTTACCGGTCGCAGGGACGGTTCATCGTTGGTGGCATCTCAGAACAAGTTCAAAAACTACGGTTCGGTGTCGGCCGGGTGGGTAGTAAGCCGCGAGGATTTTATGCAAAAACTAACCTGGCTGAGCAATTTAAAGATCAGAGGAAGCTATGGCGTGCTGGGTAATTTATCAACTGTTAAAAATACGGCTGTGAGTCCTCCACTTAACGTAGGTAATATCTATTTAGGCTCGGACCCCGCCCTGTTACCTGGCTATTATGCTTATGACAGAGCCAACCCTGATTTGACCTGGGCTCAATCCAAACAAACCGATATAGGTTTGGATCTGGGTTTCCTGAACGAACGGATCACCTTAACTGCCGACTACTTTGTTAAAAAAACTGAAAAGATGCTCATGTCCATACCTGCAGGTATAGGATTAGGTAATATATGGGTTAATGGCGGTGATGCACAGGATAAGGGTATTGAAGTGAGCCTGGGTTATAACAGCGATCCCCAAAAGGCATTCCGTTATGGTATCAACGCCAACGTTAGCACACTCACCAATAAATTACTGTCTTTACCTAATGGCAATACCACCATCCCTGGTGTAAGCCCGAGTGTGCGTGGTTTGCTGGCTCCTGCCTGGGTGCAGGTTGGTCAGCCCTTGTATTCTTACTACTCCATCAAAACCAACGGTTTGTTCCAGAGTCAGGCAGAGGTGGATGCTTATAAAGACCCGAACGGACAGCTTATTCAACCCAATGCCAAGCCAGGCGATATTCGTTTTGTTGATGCCAATGGCGATGGTAAAATTAATGATAGCGACCGTCAATTCCTGGGTAGCGCGTACCCTAAATTTACCTATGGCCTGAGCCTGAACGCCAGCTACAAAGGTTTTGATTTGAACATTTTCCTGCAAGGCGTACAGGGCAACAAGCTGTACAATGCCTTAAAATACACCAGTTTAAACGCCGGTGGTCTTGGCCAGAACTACAACCTGCTGAAAGATGTGCTGAATGCCTGGACTCCGCAGCATACCAATACTACTATTCCGCGTGTAACGGCCAGCGATGCCAACGGTAACTTTGGTACCAACTCCGATTTTTATATCGAGAACGGCTCATACCTGCGCTTTAAGAACGTAACCCTGGGTTATACCTTCTCGCCATCGGTGTTAACCCGTGCCGGTATCAGCAGCCTGCGTGTATATGCTACATCAAACAACCTGTTCACCGTAACCAAATACAAAGGTTTTGATCCGGAAGTTGGCTTTGATAACTACGGTATCGATGTGGGCCGTTACCCGCAATCGCGCTCATTTATTTTCGGTATCAATTTAAATCTGTAA
- a CDS encoding RagB/SusD family nutrient uptake outer membrane protein codes for MKKISNIILAISASVLLGACSKNLDIKPKGAVSENNFWQTADDALLGVNGMYEPFDGEEFYGRGYMWFINASDDMVTGRINTNADAIKNFSPTYYSGGYTVDQWDMRYQVIRRANDVINKVPAISMDATLKNRYLGEAYFLSGLMYFQMAYNYGDDRAGLPIITRANNNDPNPTPRAANVNENYTYIEGELKKAANLLPYFDQLSPADQGRPHKVAAWGYLAKMYLYKKDYPNAQKYADSVINQGKRALLPNYADVFKAANNFSTEYIWSAVSTAKGSAGWGSILPGVMLENKGWGLYNGWGYYQPTKELYDAFEAGDKRREVTILKPGDVFPFFGTQRTYSSVNSLSGYQFNKYMEPFSYANPVGGSISPNGDHPTTNLNVPLMRFAEIILIKAEAELMQGKNADAEINMIRQRAGLKAIQNATLAELKNQRRCELAGEWADRHRDLVRWGDAASSYAKPLHGFDGKVIWPARSFNPAVHSVWAVPQKEIDRSNGTIKQNGGW; via the coding sequence ATGAAAAAGATCAGCAATATTATATTAGCAATATCGGCAAGCGTGCTTTTGGGCGCCTGCTCCAAAAACCTGGATATTAAGCCAAAAGGCGCCGTATCTGAAAATAATTTCTGGCAAACCGCCGACGATGCCCTATTGGGCGTGAACGGTATGTATGAGCCTTTTGACGGCGAGGAATTTTATGGTCGTGGTTATATGTGGTTTATCAACGCCAGCGACGATATGGTTACCGGCCGTATCAATACTAATGCCGATGCCATCAAAAATTTCAGTCCAACTTATTACTCTGGTGGTTACACGGTTGACCAATGGGATATGCGCTATCAGGTAATCAGGCGCGCCAATGACGTGATCAACAAAGTACCTGCCATTAGCATGGATGCCACCCTAAAAAACCGTTACCTGGGCGAGGCCTATTTTTTAAGCGGATTGATGTATTTTCAAATGGCTTATAACTATGGCGACGATCGGGCCGGGTTGCCTATCATTACCCGTGCCAATAACAACGATCCGAACCCTACGCCAAGAGCAGCTAACGTTAACGAAAACTACACTTACATTGAAGGTGAACTGAAAAAAGCAGCCAACCTGCTGCCATATTTCGACCAACTGAGTCCTGCCGATCAAGGCCGGCCGCATAAGGTGGCTGCATGGGGTTATCTGGCAAAAATGTACCTGTACAAGAAGGATTACCCTAATGCCCAAAAATATGCCGACTCGGTGATCAACCAGGGTAAGCGTGCCTTATTGCCCAACTATGCCGATGTATTTAAAGCGGCCAATAACTTTAGCACAGAATACATCTGGTCGGCGGTGAGCACGGCAAAAGGTTCTGCAGGCTGGGGTAGTATTTTACCGGGCGTAATGCTCGAGAACAAAGGCTGGGGATTATATAACGGCTGGGGCTACTATCAGCCAACCAAAGAGTTGTATGACGCTTTTGAAGCAGGCGACAAACGCCGTGAAGTTACCATCCTAAAGCCAGGTGATGTGTTTCCTTTCTTTGGCACTCAAAGGACTTACTCTTCGGTGAACAGTCTTTCCGGTTACCAGTTCAATAAATATATGGAGCCGTTCTCTTATGCCAACCCGGTGGGTGGTTCTATCAGTCCTAATGGCGATCATCCTACTACCAATCTAAACGTTCCATTGATGCGTTTTGCCGAGATTATCCTGATCAAAGCCGAAGCTGAACTTATGCAGGGAAAAAATGCAGATGCTGAGATCAATATGATTCGTCAGCGTGCCGGCCTGAAAGCTATTCAGAACGCCACGTTGGCCGAACTTAAAAATCAAAGACGTTGTGAACTTGCTGGTGAATGGGCCGACCGTCACCGTGATCTGGTACGCTGGGGGGATGCTGCTTCCTCTTATGCCAAACCATTACATGGCTTTGACGGTAAAGTGATATGGCCGGCCAGAAGCTTTAACCCGGCTGTTCACAGCGTTTGGGCTGTTCCACAAAAAGAAATTGACCGGAGTAACGGCACCATTAAACAAAACGGCGGCTGGTAA